Proteins encoded by one window of Pseudonocardia sp. HH130629-09:
- a CDS encoding sensor histidine kinase yields the protein MSDVRRIDPNVVAGLIMSVLCGILAVPVALEQAAGVASPLGPPWLWWAAYAAFLLALVVGGWLDEVVGPVAVRALLALMVLASSALVLLGAHFGWLPIFLVVTASVSTYHLRGPATAAIVVGNVGVAAAAALVAGGSVQVAAVTGAIYLLLQSASVLLIVALHREEASRRRLAAAHAELAAAGAALAETSRAQERLRISRELHDLVGHQLTALALELEIATHSGDDPGGHVARARALAGDLLTDVRTTVGQLRGRAPDLAATLERVAGQLPRPVVHVRVADGVAADEERTLAVVRCVQEILTNAIRHGDADIVWIDLSPVPGGGLRLSARDDGRGPAADVVPGNGLRGLAERAEAFGGSVDWGPAAPRGFVVTAVLP from the coding sequence GTGTCCGACGTGCGCCGGATCGACCCGAACGTCGTGGCCGGACTCATCATGAGCGTGCTGTGCGGCATCCTCGCCGTCCCGGTGGCGCTGGAGCAGGCAGCCGGAGTCGCGAGCCCCCTCGGCCCGCCGTGGCTGTGGTGGGCCGCCTACGCCGCGTTTCTCCTCGCGCTGGTGGTGGGGGGCTGGCTGGACGAGGTCGTCGGGCCGGTCGCGGTCCGAGCGCTGCTCGCGCTGATGGTGCTCGCCTCGTCGGCGCTGGTCCTGCTCGGCGCGCACTTCGGCTGGCTGCCGATCTTCCTGGTCGTCACCGCGTCCGTCTCCACCTACCACCTGCGGGGCCCGGCGACCGCCGCGATCGTCGTCGGCAACGTCGGGGTCGCCGCCGCGGCGGCGCTGGTCGCGGGCGGGTCGGTGCAGGTCGCGGCGGTCACCGGCGCGATCTACCTGCTGCTGCAGAGCGCCTCGGTGCTGCTCATCGTGGCGCTGCACCGGGAGGAGGCGTCGCGACGACGCCTCGCCGCCGCGCACGCCGAGCTCGCGGCCGCGGGCGCCGCGCTCGCCGAGACCAGCCGGGCCCAGGAGCGGCTGCGGATCTCCCGGGAGCTGCACGACCTCGTCGGGCACCAGCTCACCGCGCTCGCCCTGGAGCTGGAGATCGCGACGCACAGCGGCGACGACCCGGGCGGGCACGTCGCGCGGGCCCGTGCGCTGGCCGGTGACCTGCTCACCGACGTCCGCACGACCGTCGGGCAGCTGCGCGGCCGCGCCCCCGACCTGGCGGCCACCCTGGAGAGGGTCGCCGGGCAGCTGCCCCGCCCGGTGGTGCACGTGCGCGTCGCCGACGGGGTCGCCGCCGACGAGGAGCGGACGCTCGCGGTGGTCCGCTGCGTGCAGGAGATCCTCACCAACGCCATCCGGCACGGCGACGCGGACATCGTGTGGATCGACCTGTCCCCCGTCCCCGGCGGCGGCCTGCGGCTGTCCGCCCGCGACGACGGCCGCGGTCCCGCCGCCGACGTGGTCCCCGGGAACGGGCTGCGCGGCCTGGCCGAACGGGCCGAGGCGTTCGGCGGGTCGGTCGACTGGGGCCCCGCCGCACCGCGCGGGTTCGTCGTCACGGCAGTGCTGCCGTGA
- a CDS encoding three-helix bundle dimerization domain-containing protein has protein sequence MTPDLARATDAVSRLIHELGPAVSRDAVVAAVAQACDDLRGSPVGALPELVERLARARLEQSTAGL, from the coding sequence GTGACGCCGGACCTCGCCCGGGCCACCGACGCCGTCAGCAGGCTGATCCACGAGCTCGGTCCTGCCGTCAGCCGGGACGCCGTGGTCGCCGCCGTCGCGCAGGCCTGCGACGACCTGCGCGGCAGCCCGGTGGGTGCGCTGCCCGAGCTGGTCGAGCGGCTGGCCAGGGCCCGCCTGGAGCAGTCGACCGCAGGCCTCTGA
- a CDS encoding response regulator yields the protein MTGPTTPGGRPVRVVLVDDQTLVRHGIRGLLGLADGVEVVAEAGDGAEGVAAVVEHDPDVLLLDLRMPRHDGLWALTELRSRGLDVPVLVLTTFDDDELVLSALRAGARGYLLKDVTLDQLVGAVRTLADGGTLISPAVTDRLLRAVRDGPPPADDGSGVGPQDLSAREVEVLRLLAAGHSNREIAQVLVLAEGTVKNHVSSVLLKLGTRDRTRAVLRALHHGLLDPPRGRDGV from the coding sequence GTGACCGGGCCGACGACGCCCGGTGGCCGGCCGGTGCGCGTGGTGCTCGTCGACGACCAGACCCTGGTTCGGCACGGCATCCGCGGGCTGCTCGGCCTGGCCGACGGGGTCGAGGTCGTCGCCGAGGCCGGGGACGGTGCGGAGGGGGTGGCCGCCGTCGTCGAGCACGACCCGGACGTGCTGCTGCTGGACCTGCGCATGCCCCGTCACGACGGGCTGTGGGCGCTGACCGAGCTGCGCTCGCGCGGGCTCGACGTGCCGGTGCTCGTCCTCACCACCTTCGACGACGACGAGCTGGTCCTGTCCGCGCTGCGCGCCGGGGCCCGCGGCTACCTGCTCAAGGACGTGACCCTCGACCAGCTCGTCGGCGCGGTGCGGACCCTCGCCGACGGAGGCACCCTGATCAGCCCGGCCGTCACCGACCGGTTGCTGCGCGCGGTGCGCGACGGCCCGCCCCCGGCCGACGACGGCTCCGGCGTCGGCCCGCAGGACCTGTCGGCCCGCGAGGTCGAGGTGCTGCGGCTGCTCGCCGCCGGGCACAGCAACCGTGAGATCGCGCAGGTCCTCGTGCTGGCGGAGGGCACGGTGAAGAACCACGTGTCCAGCGTGCTGCTGAAACTGGGCACGCGGGACCGGACCCGGGCGGTGCTGCGGGCCCTGCACCACGGCCTGCTCGACCCGCCACGGGGCCGGGACGGGGTCTGA